A window of Kribbella voronezhensis genomic DNA:
GGGGCATCGTGTCGACCACCGCGCGCCAACTTGCTACTCCGGAGGCGCTGCTGGGCCGGGTGAACAGTGTCTACCTGCTCGCTTCAGTGGGAGGCGCAGCGCTCGGGGCGCTGCTGGGCGCAGTACTGGCTCAGCGCTTCGGACTGGTTGCGCCGTTCCTGGTTGCGTTCGTAGCGATGGTCGCTGTGACTGCGGTGGCGTGGCGACCGCTACGCCAGGTGTCTGTGCGGTCAGAGGCTAAATAGGGTTGGGCTGCTGGCGTCGGGTTGCTACGGTCGTCGCCTCATGCCCACCGCCACGGCCCTCGGTCTGCCGAACATCCGCGGCCGGTTCCCGCTGCTCGCCGGATTGATGATCGACTCCTTCGGCGGCGGCTGTGCCGGTCCGCTGCTGCTGCTGTACTTCGTACGTGTCGCCGACATCCCACTGGGCACAGCCGGGGTGCTGCTCACCGTGGCGACACTCTTCTCGATCGCCGCACCCGCTGCGGTCGGCGTGGTGATCGACCGGGTCGGGCCGCGCAACCTGGTAGTAGGCGCCCAGTTCGCGCAGGGGCTCGCCTTCGTCGGCTTCTTCTTCGGCCGCTCGCTGTGGTTGCTGTTCCTCTGCGCACTGGTCACGACGACCGGACAGCGAGTGTTCTGGTCAGCGATCTTCAGTCTGCTCACGGACGTGTCCGACCCGGGCGACCGGGACAGGTGGTTCGGACTGGGCGGAATGATGCAGGCGGCCGGCTTCGGTCTCGGGGCGCTCGCTGCGGGTGCTCTGCTGAGCTTCGACGGCGACCGGCCGTTCCTGATCGCCATGGCGGTGAATGCGGTCACCTTCTTCATCGCCGGTGTACTGCTGCTACGCCTCCACGTCGCACACTCCCGTAAGGCGGCTGCCGAGGCGGGCGGCGGCCCGGCGCCTCTCCTGCGCAAGGACAAGGCGTTCCTGGTGCTGATCGGGGCCAACACGGTACTGGCTCTCTGCACGATGCTGCTCGGCGTTGGGCTACCGGTGTACGTGACCGAGGCGCTGCCCGCTCCGAAGTGGATCGTCGGAGTCCTGCTGGCCGCGACGTCCGTAGTACTGGCTACAGGGCAGACGCTGGTGGTGCGGCACACGGAGAAGCGCCGGAAGACCCATGTGCTCGTGCTGGCCGGACTGTTGTGGACAGTCTGGGGTGTGTTGATGGCTGGACTGCTCCACCTTCCCGCCGGCCTCGTGGTGCCGGGCCTGGTGCTGGCGACGATGGTGTTCGCCGCTGCCGACGTACTGCATGCGGCGACTGGCAACGCACTGGCGGCCGCCGTCGCGCCGAAGGTGGGGCATGGGAAGTACTTGTCCTACTGGCAGTACTCATTCACCTTCGCGAGCGTGCTGGCACCCGGCTTCTTCGCCCAGTTGTTCGAGGTACGGCGTGAGTTCCCGTGGCTCGCGATCTCGCTGCTGGCCCTGCTCGCGGCGGGGACGATCGTCGCGCTCGAGCGGGTTCTTCCGCACGCGGCTGTCCGTCGCGACTAGTACCGTCCGGGTCGGGCGGGCGCACCGAGATTTCCTGGCAGGAGTTGTCGGATCCGGAACGTACTGTTCGTAGACAGGTGAATGGGGCCGATCGAGGGCGCCACAGGCAAGAGACAAGGGAGTCACGCGATGACGCGTCCGCGGTGCCTAGGTCACACGAATCCGTCGCACCTGACCGAGGAGGCGTTGTGAAGCTCCTTCTCACGTCCGGAGGCGTCACGAACGACAGCATCCACGATGCGCTGGTCGAACTGCTGGGCAAGCCGATCTCCGAGTCCCGTGCGCTCTGCATCCCCACGGCGCAATGGGGCCATCCGATGTTGGGGCCCGCCTCGGTGCGGGGCTTCATCGCCGGCGAACCTCCGCGGCATATGACCAGCATGGGCTGGGCATCCGTGGGCGTCCTCGAACTCACCGCGCTGCCCAGCATCGGCGAGGAGCGGTGGGTGCCGTGGGTCCGCGAGGCCGACGTGTTGCTGGTGGACGGTGGCGACACGACGTACCTGTGCCATTGGATGCGGGAGTCAGGGCTGTCGGAGCTCATGTCGTCGCTGCCCGAGACGGTCTGGTTAGGGCTCAGCGCCGGCAGCATGGTGATGACACCGCGGATCGGTGACGACTTCGTCAACTGGCCATCCGCCCCGGACGATCGCGCGCTCGGGGTCGTCGACTTCTCGATCTTCCCGCATGTTGACCACGAGCAGATGCCGGACAACACGATGGCC
This region includes:
- a CDS encoding MFS transporter, producing the protein MPTATALGLPNIRGRFPLLAGLMIDSFGGGCAGPLLLLYFVRVADIPLGTAGVLLTVATLFSIAAPAAVGVVIDRVGPRNLVVGAQFAQGLAFVGFFFGRSLWLLFLCALVTTTGQRVFWSAIFSLLTDVSDPGDRDRWFGLGGMMQAAGFGLGALAAGALLSFDGDRPFLIAMAVNAVTFFIAGVLLLRLHVAHSRKAAAEAGGGPAPLLRKDKAFLVLIGANTVLALCTMLLGVGLPVYVTEALPAPKWIVGVLLAATSVVLATGQTLVVRHTEKRRKTHVLVLAGLLWTVWGVLMAGLLHLPAGLVVPGLVLATMVFAAADVLHAATGNALAAAVAPKVGHGKYLSYWQYSFTFASVLAPGFFAQLFEVRREFPWLAISLLALLAAGTIVALERVLPHAAVRRD
- a CDS encoding Type 1 glutamine amidotransferase-like domain-containing protein — translated: MKLLLTSGGVTNDSIHDALVELLGKPISESRALCIPTAQWGHPMLGPASVRGFIAGEPPRHMTSMGWASVGVLELTALPSIGEERWVPWVREADVLLVDGGDTTYLCHWMRESGLSELMSSLPETVWLGLSAGSMVMTPRIGDDFVNWPSAPDDRALGVVDFSIFPHVDHEQMPDNTMAEAERWAAGIGGPAYAIDDQTAIKVADGTVEVISEGHWKAFPG